Proteins encoded by one window of Haloarcula pelagica:
- a CDS encoding lipopolysaccharide biosynthesis protein has translation MDFRKVLTDSGVSLFRQIVSLSRGILVVPIITKLIGVDTYGVWTLVFSVVTIYAGVGGLHLHGALIRYGPNEETDGQTVSDLLAMAVVTAALVGLLVPVTIDLLDVVQLSETVVGLSIPVIAAMLVVAQIFGQIVKNIPRAQNQVKRYELITLVTQTFQTAALVATLTITRNIAAGLLSIVVAMVVVYAVVALIYLPQRLRLPEVGNVRRYLSYCSPMVFKEFSHKMLSESDRFIVLFLLGPTAVGIYSVAYGVAALFPNLTNVFNSTLYPTITSAWDEGDTADIRRFYYNFLIGYVLLTIPILFGLTLLAEPVLRLLATETVATEGWLLVPVVTVSFIFRGFETVLTYVLNAAEETGKVAKGTMIAFLTNFGLNVALIPVVGLMGAAIAMAVSMAIRLGYIYYYVRQHIAIPIPTRRIAKSTFSSVVMAVVLVYLVVTPDSAILRLVVYPLVGASVYFTVVYSVGGLTRRDIRQIRALL, from the coding sequence ATGGATTTCAGAAAAGTCCTCACCGATTCGGGCGTCTCCCTGTTCCGGCAGATCGTCTCTCTCTCCAGGGGCATCCTCGTCGTCCCGATCATCACGAAACTGATCGGCGTCGACACCTACGGGGTGTGGACGCTGGTGTTCTCCGTCGTCACGATCTACGCCGGCGTCGGGGGGCTCCACCTCCACGGCGCCCTGATCCGGTACGGCCCGAACGAGGAGACCGACGGCCAGACCGTCTCGGACCTGCTGGCGATGGCGGTCGTCACGGCAGCGCTGGTCGGTCTGTTGGTGCCGGTCACGATCGATCTCCTGGATGTCGTCCAGCTCAGCGAGACGGTGGTCGGGCTGTCGATCCCCGTCATCGCGGCGATGCTCGTCGTCGCACAGATATTCGGCCAGATCGTCAAAAACATCCCGCGCGCGCAAAATCAGGTGAAACGGTACGAGCTCATCACACTGGTGACACAGACGTTCCAGACGGCGGCGCTCGTGGCGACGCTGACGATCACCCGCAACATCGCCGCCGGACTGCTGTCGATCGTCGTCGCGATGGTCGTGGTCTACGCGGTCGTCGCGCTCATCTATCTGCCACAGCGGCTCCGCCTCCCGGAGGTCGGGAACGTCAGACGATATCTCTCCTACTGCTCGCCGATGGTGTTCAAGGAGTTCTCGCACAAGATGCTCTCCGAGTCCGACCGGTTCATCGTCCTCTTCTTGCTCGGTCCGACGGCGGTCGGGATCTACTCGGTCGCCTACGGCGTGGCGGCGCTGTTCCCGAACCTCACGAACGTGTTCAACTCCACGCTGTACCCGACGATCACGTCGGCTTGGGACGAGGGCGACACCGCCGACATCCGGCGGTTCTACTACAACTTCCTGATCGGGTACGTCCTGTTGACCATCCCGATCCTCTTCGGATTGACTCTGCTTGCCGAACCCGTCTTGCGTCTGCTCGCTACCGAGACGGTGGCGACCGAGGGGTGGCTGCTGGTCCCGGTCGTGACCGTCTCGTTCATTTTCCGGGGGTTCGAGACGGTCCTGACCTACGTCCTCAACGCCGCCGAGGAGACCGGCAAGGTCGCCAAGGGCACCATGATCGCGTTCCTCACGAACTTCGGGCTGAACGTCGCGCTCATCCCGGTGGTCGGCCTCATGGGGGCGGCGATCGCGATGGCAGTCAGTATGGCCATCCGGCTGGGATACATCTACTACTACGTACGCCAGCACATCGCGATCCCGATTCCGACCCGACGGATCGCCAAGTCCACCTTTAGCTCGGTCGTCATGGCGGTCGTTCTCGTCTATCTCGTCGTCACGCCCGACAGCGCGATTCTCCGGCTCGTCGTCTACCCGCTCGTCGGTGCCAGCGTCTACTTCACGGTCGTCTACTCCGTCGGCGGTCTCACGCGGCGGGACATCAGACAGATCCGCGCGTTGCTCTGA
- a CDS encoding DUF1616 domain-containing protein — protein MIREYLDGDSLRRLLGGLADIGIVIGLVVVADFSLLYTGGVESPGRLAFEVAVVLFGPGYLAVAALFPAAGRPATTGAESDHAGGITLPERLGLSFVVGIALVLLLGFVLNLTRWGIARRPLLVGINALVVLAALLAVVRRAALPPSDRFTVAVRGRFAAIAGSAVRRDSVVTVLLNVLVVVSLLVAVGSVGYAIGVPSSGENYTEFYLLTEADDGTLVADDYPTTIQGGQSEQVVLRVRNREHRPQRYTVVVVEQRLRRDNGSVSVADQRELDRVRVSRLGHNETFTRPYDIAPTMTGDIRIAFLLYRADPPETGVGTDPYRRLQLGVNVTGQA, from the coding sequence ATGATACGGGAGTACCTGGATGGGGACTCGCTCCGTCGGTTGCTCGGGGGGCTCGCTGATATCGGAATCGTCATCGGACTGGTGGTCGTCGCGGACTTCTCGTTGCTGTACACCGGCGGCGTCGAATCGCCGGGGCGACTCGCGTTCGAGGTCGCCGTCGTGCTGTTCGGTCCCGGGTATCTGGCTGTAGCGGCCCTGTTCCCGGCAGCCGGGCGACCCGCGACGACGGGAGCGGAGAGCGACCACGCCGGCGGGATCACCCTGCCAGAACGGCTCGGGCTCTCGTTCGTGGTCGGTATCGCCCTGGTTCTGCTGCTCGGGTTCGTGCTCAACCTCACGCGCTGGGGCATCGCACGGCGGCCGCTCCTGGTGGGGATCAACGCCCTCGTCGTGCTGGCGGCGCTGCTCGCGGTCGTTCGCAGGGCCGCGCTTCCCCCGTCGGACCGGTTCACCGTGGCGGTCCGCGGGCGCTTCGCTGCCATCGCCGGCAGTGCGGTCCGACGGGACTCGGTCGTTACTGTCCTCCTCAACGTGCTCGTCGTCGTGAGCCTCCTGGTCGCCGTCGGGAGCGTCGGCTACGCCATCGGCGTCCCGTCGTCAGGGGAGAACTACACAGAGTTCTACCTCCTGACCGAAGCGGACGACGGCACGCTCGTCGCCGACGACTACCCGACGACGATCCAGGGAGGCCAGTCCGAACAGGTCGTACTTCGCGTCCGGAACAGGGAACACCGACCACAGCGGTACACGGTCGTCGTCGTCGAGCAGCGGCTCCGGAGGGACAACGGCTCGGTCTCGGTCGCCGACCAACGCGAACTCGACCGCGTTCGGGTCTCCCGACTCGGACACAACGAGACGTTCACCCGCCCCTACGACATCGCGCCGACGATGACCGGCGACATCCGGATCGCGTTCCTGCTGTATCGGGCGGACCCGCCAGAGACGGGGGTCGGAACGGACCCCTACCGCCGCCTCCAGCTCGGCGTGAACGTGACCGGCCAAGCATGA
- a CDS encoding sulfatase-like hydrolase/transferase, whose protein sequence is MVRAALSSMASGSVENVLVYVSDSLRFDALPASVAEVGVTGRGIATSTFTASGFPSILTGTYPATHTVWSFEDALARRPALLAAFEQSGIDATHVWSNVDDPATKPPLRICGESAETTLSDLDPPFSLVVHDRGGHMLYGRRERADEWATHGEFFDEFGGDRAAIRELYGEGVAESVERFLDIRAALDSRGLLESTLVVFTSDHGELLGEYGGLYGHGTPLVPELVTVPVVFTGAGLPEGVRLNGCLSTADITPTALGAAGVGHGRTEGLDLWDQAPPPGRLARAELWKETTYDGVEYKATSVWTDTGGYVRHLNPLHGRLAHLLGTKFYLADYANIVRRPSRGYLPLAGSFLRTERTYGEAPDRERIEEALVTTFVENDGATTAPATDREHLRQLGYLE, encoded by the coding sequence ATGGTTCGAGCGGCCCTCTCGTCGATGGCCAGCGGTTCGGTCGAGAACGTCCTCGTCTACGTCAGCGACAGTCTGCGCTTCGACGCGCTGCCGGCGTCGGTCGCCGAGGTCGGCGTCACCGGCCGCGGGATCGCGACCAGCACGTTCACTGCCTCGGGCTTCCCGTCGATCCTCACGGGGACCTACCCCGCGACCCACACCGTCTGGTCGTTCGAGGACGCGCTGGCTCGCCGGCCGGCCCTGCTGGCGGCGTTCGAGCAGTCCGGCATCGACGCGACCCACGTCTGGAGCAACGTCGACGACCCGGCGACGAAACCCCCGCTGCGCATCTGTGGCGAGTCCGCGGAGACGACCCTCTCGGACCTCGATCCGCCGTTCTCGCTGGTCGTCCACGACCGCGGGGGACACATGCTGTACGGGCGGCGCGAGCGGGCCGACGAGTGGGCGACACACGGCGAGTTCTTCGACGAGTTCGGCGGGGATCGGGCGGCGATCAGGGAACTGTACGGGGAGGGTGTCGCGGAGTCCGTAGAACGGTTCCTCGATATCCGCGCGGCGCTGGACTCGCGGGGACTGCTGGAGAGCACGCTCGTCGTCTTCACGAGCGACCACGGGGAGTTGCTGGGGGAGTACGGCGGGCTCTACGGCCACGGCACACCGCTGGTCCCGGAACTCGTGACCGTCCCCGTCGTCTTTACCGGGGCGGGTCTTCCGGAGGGGGTTCGGTTGAACGGGTGTCTCTCGACGGCGGACATCACGCCGACCGCGCTCGGTGCGGCCGGTGTGGGCCACGGGCGGACGGAGGGGCTCGACCTCTGGGACCAGGCGCCACCGCCGGGCCGCCTCGCCCGCGCGGAACTCTGGAAGGAGACGACTTACGACGGCGTCGAGTACAAGGCGACATCCGTCTGGACGGACACCGGCGGCTACGTCCGCCATCTCAACCCGCTGCACGGACGGCTGGCACACCTCCTGGGGACCAAGTTCTACCTCGCCGACTACGCGAACATCGTCCGGCGACCCTCGCGTGGCTACCTCCCCCTGGCCGGGAGTTTTCTCCGGACCGAACGCACGTACGGCGAAGCGCCCGACCGGGAGCGCATCGAGGAGGCGCTCGTGACGACCTTCGTCGAGAACGACGGGGCGACGACCGCGCCGGCGACCGACCGGGAGCACCTCCGACAGCTCGGCTATCTGGAGTGA
- a CDS encoding glycosyltransferase family 4 protein, whose amino-acid sequence MHFCAVLGTHPSDTPGGAELQAQLICAELADRGHESTYVAFDADSQRVTDHDGVTVHRLDTDGGLDRWGRLRETVDRIGPDVLYLRNLGDIPFSLLFRLDTDAHVVYNVSHDAQCLPRFAGWPGKPDETIVHTAYRRAKLGFRRSFLPVPDTLFVQTPRQQRLLRENRGLTGVLTGNGQPVPETPPEKHDPPVVLWLASIKPWKQPERFVEVARRCRDLPCEFWLVGRPVERALADRLTEQADRLPNLRYLGGCTVAESDDYIEQASVFVNTSTQEGFPNTFIQSWLRRTPVVSLNVDPTDDAGDHPTGYYAVGDIETLTDRVRELITDPQRRRALGDSAFEYAREHNDIRRVVDRIEAGLPDAVVDGGGRDAGDRASRVTLDQ is encoded by the coding sequence ATGCACTTCTGTGCCGTCCTCGGGACACACCCGTCGGACACGCCGGGTGGGGCAGAGCTACAGGCGCAGTTGATCTGTGCCGAACTGGCGGATCGGGGCCACGAGAGCACCTACGTCGCGTTCGACGCCGACAGCCAGCGAGTGACCGACCACGACGGGGTGACCGTCCATCGGCTCGACACCGACGGCGGCCTCGACAGATGGGGACGGCTCCGGGAGACGGTCGATCGGATCGGGCCGGACGTGCTCTACCTGCGCAACCTCGGCGACATCCCGTTCTCGCTGCTGTTCCGCCTGGATACCGACGCCCACGTCGTCTACAACGTCTCCCACGACGCGCAGTGTCTCCCGCGGTTCGCCGGCTGGCCCGGCAAGCCCGACGAGACCATCGTCCACACCGCCTACCGGCGGGCCAAACTCGGCTTCCGGCGGAGTTTCCTCCCGGTGCCGGACACGCTGTTCGTCCAGACGCCGCGCCAGCAACGACTGTTGCGCGAGAACCGGGGACTCACCGGCGTGCTCACGGGCAACGGGCAGCCGGTCCCCGAGACGCCGCCGGAGAAACACGACCCCCCGGTGGTCCTCTGGCTGGCGAGCATCAAACCCTGGAAACAGCCCGAACGCTTCGTCGAGGTTGCACGCCGGTGTCGGGACCTCCCGTGTGAGTTCTGGCTCGTCGGCCGACCGGTCGAGCGCGCGCTCGCGGACCGCCTCACCGAGCAGGCCGACCGGCTCCCGAACCTCCGCTATCTGGGCGGCTGTACCGTCGCCGAGAGCGACGACTACATCGAACAGGCGTCGGTGTTCGTCAACACCAGCACACAGGAGGGGTTCCCCAACACCTTCATCCAGTCGTGGCTCCGTCGGACGCCGGTCGTGAGCCTCAACGTCGACCCCACGGACGACGCCGGCGACCACCCCACCGGCTACTACGCGGTCGGTGACATCGAGACGCTGACCGACCGTGTCCGTGAGTTGATCACCGACCCACAGCGACGGCGCGCGCTCGGCGACAGCGCCTTCGAGTACGCCCGTGAACACAACGACATTCGCCGCGTCGTCGATCGGATCGAGGCGGGGCTACCGGACGCCGTCGTCGACGGCGGCGGGCGTGACGCCGGCGACCGGGCGTCCCGCGTCACCCTCGACCAGTAG
- a CDS encoding polysaccharide deacetylase family protein: MSPDGSANGGLTGVDTDDWTRTELAPDAEWPFVVCLTHDVDRLSHRLPTLARLREAPSARRLRRLLGDTAPYWQFGTIRDVERDLGVRSSFYFLNEKSLFTDKRPNHWVRPQSWSLYSYYDIQRPAVRAVIETLADSAWEVGLQGSYESFDDRVRLAYEKSVLGEITGTRIRGGRQHYLNGRFPETWRHHRAIGLVYDTTLGSATEYGFDYGHDVIHPFGDDFAVFPLTVMDQALMESTDSVAAAKGAVDRLLTTARETGAVVTVDWHQRTFDDLDFPGYADVYRYLVERALELGAWVGPTGDAYELLVEGDAGRPVAGVTPAAVDDGVR, from the coding sequence ATGAGCCCGGACGGATCAGCCAACGGGGGACTCACCGGTGTCGACACCGACGACTGGACGCGAACCGAGTTAGCGCCGGACGCCGAGTGGCCCTTCGTCGTCTGTCTCACCCACGACGTTGACCGGCTGAGCCACAGACTTCCCACGCTCGCGCGACTCCGCGAGGCCCCCAGTGCTCGCCGTCTCCGGCGACTGCTCGGTGACACCGCACCCTACTGGCAGTTCGGGACGATCCGTGACGTAGAGCGGGACCTCGGCGTGCGGTCGAGCTTCTACTTCCTCAACGAGAAGTCGCTGTTCACCGACAAGAGGCCTAACCACTGGGTCCGGCCACAGTCGTGGTCGCTGTACTCCTACTACGACATCCAGCGGCCGGCCGTCAGAGCGGTCATCGAGACTCTCGCCGATTCGGCGTGGGAGGTGGGGCTGCAAGGCTCCTACGAGTCGTTCGACGACCGTGTCAGGCTGGCCTACGAGAAGTCCGTCCTGGGCGAGATAACGGGCACACGGATCCGTGGTGGCCGCCAGCACTACCTAAACGGCCGTTTCCCCGAGACCTGGCGTCACCACCGAGCGATCGGGCTCGTCTACGACACGACCTTGGGGTCGGCGACGGAGTACGGGTTCGACTACGGCCACGACGTGATCCACCCGTTCGGCGACGACTTCGCCGTCTTCCCGCTGACGGTGATGGACCAGGCCCTCATGGAGTCGACCGACTCCGTGGCCGCGGCGAAGGGCGCGGTCGACCGACTCCTGACCACGGCCCGGGAGACCGGCGCCGTCGTGACCGTCGACTGGCACCAGCGGACCTTCGACGACCTCGACTTCCCCGGCTACGCCGACGTGTACCGGTATCTGGTCGAACGGGCGCTGGAGTTGGGTGCCTGGGTCGGGCCGACGGGGGACGCCTACGAGCTACTGGTCGAGGGTGACGCGGGACGCCCGGTCGCCGGCGTCACGCCCGCCGCCGTCGACGACGGCGTCCGGTAG
- a CDS encoding nucleotide sugar dehydrogenase: MSRTTLPRPYESTLSADQFRAAVTDGRFPVAVVGLGKMGLPLAAVYADVTGNVVGVDRDGDRVAAINDGRTPVTGEPGLPDLVERTVADGALRATTDGVSAAEDATIHVLLVPTTSGAKQGADLTAMRAAAETVGDGLSAGDLVVVESTVPPRSCADVLTPLLAVESGLDPEAFGVAFCPERTASGRALRDIRGAYPKVVGGTDEAATRAARLVYEEITDNDVVPVDATTAECVKVFEGVYRDVNIALANELATFADELDADVREAIAVANTLPMCDIHDPGVGVGGHCIPYYPYFLLSEFETDGPLMQAAREVNDAMPVAVADRLIECLDGSGGMDDIRVVLLGVTYRAGVAETRKSPAIPLGERLIAAGADVAAVDPLIEGGDDLPFPLVSLDSVRESPPDAAVLVTHHDTFDGIDWDRLPPMVVLDGRGTLDIDSTHHDVLTVGRP; the protein is encoded by the coding sequence GTGAGTCGAACGACGCTGCCGCGCCCGTACGAGTCGACGCTTTCCGCCGACCAGTTCCGGGCGGCGGTTACCGACGGCCGGTTCCCGGTCGCCGTCGTCGGCCTCGGGAAGATGGGGCTGCCGCTCGCGGCGGTCTACGCCGACGTGACCGGGAACGTCGTCGGCGTCGACCGGGACGGAGATCGTGTCGCCGCGATCAACGACGGCCGGACGCCGGTCACCGGGGAGCCGGGGTTGCCGGACCTGGTCGAGCGGACCGTCGCCGACGGGGCTCTCAGGGCGACCACCGACGGCGTGTCGGCGGCCGAGGACGCCACGATCCACGTCCTGCTCGTCCCGACGACCAGCGGGGCGAAACAGGGGGCCGACCTCACCGCGATGCGGGCCGCGGCCGAGACGGTCGGCGACGGCCTCTCTGCGGGCGACCTCGTGGTCGTCGAGTCGACCGTCCCGCCCCGGAGCTGTGCGGACGTGCTCACGCCGCTGCTGGCCGTCGAGAGCGGGCTCGATCCCGAGGCGTTCGGCGTCGCGTTCTGTCCGGAACGGACCGCGAGCGGGCGGGCGCTGCGGGACATCCGTGGGGCCTACCCGAAGGTCGTCGGTGGTACGGACGAAGCGGCCACCCGTGCCGCGAGGCTCGTCTACGAGGAGATCACCGACAACGACGTGGTTCCAGTCGACGCGACCACCGCCGAGTGCGTGAAGGTCTTCGAGGGGGTCTACCGGGACGTGAACATCGCGCTGGCGAACGAACTGGCGACGTTCGCCGACGAACTCGACGCCGACGTTCGGGAGGCCATCGCCGTCGCGAACACGCTCCCGATGTGTGACATCCACGACCCCGGAGTCGGCGTCGGCGGCCACTGCATCCCGTACTACCCCTATTTCCTCCTCTCGGAGTTCGAGACCGACGGCCCGCTCATGCAGGCCGCCCGCGAGGTGAACGACGCGATGCCGGTCGCCGTCGCCGACCGGCTAATCGAGTGTCTCGACGGGAGCGGCGGGATGGACGATATCAGGGTCGTCCTGCTGGGCGTGACGTACCGGGCCGGCGTCGCCGAGACGCGGAAGTCGCCGGCCATCCCGCTCGGCGAGCGGCTCATCGCCGCCGGCGCGGACGTGGCGGCCGTCGACCCGCTGATCGAGGGCGGCGACGACCTCCCCTTCCCGCTCGTCTCGCTCGACTCGGTCCGCGAGTCGCCGCCGGACGCGGCCGTCCTCGTGACTCACCACGATACCTTCGACGGGATCGACTGGGACAGGCTTCCCCCGATGGTCGTCCTCGACGGCCGCGGGACGCTCGACATCGACTCGACACACCACGACGTACTCACCGTGGGCCGACCATGA
- a CDS encoding Gfo/Idh/MocA family oxidoreductase produces MTVAVGVVGVGAMGRHHARIYAENPATELVGVVDQDTERAQEIATKRNTRVLSFDELLDAADAVSVATPTAYHAQIAWEALGAGVHVLVEKPFVDDPDQGRQLVERARTNDLVLQVGHVERFNPAVEVLRDVVAETDIVALDAQRVGPPLNRAIDNSVVLDLMIHDIDIALSLVDSETGSITAVRADSYPHVTANLTFESGTVATMTAGRASQRRVRTLSVTTPESVVEVDYLRRSIEVYRQSLPEYVETDGEVRYRNESVVERPVVENGEPLKAELAAFVEAIESGTEPIVTGEDGLRALAVARSIEESATDEETVVTSL; encoded by the coding sequence GTGACCGTCGCCGTCGGCGTCGTCGGCGTCGGGGCGATGGGGCGACACCACGCCCGGATCTACGCCGAGAACCCGGCGACCGAACTCGTCGGTGTCGTCGACCAGGACACGGAACGAGCCCAGGAGATCGCCACGAAGCGGAACACGCGAGTGTTGTCGTTCGACGAGCTACTCGACGCCGCGGACGCGGTCTCGGTCGCCACGCCGACGGCGTATCACGCCCAGATCGCCTGGGAGGCGCTGGGCGCGGGCGTCCACGTCCTCGTCGAGAAACCGTTCGTCGACGACCCCGACCAGGGGCGACAGCTCGTCGAGCGGGCCAGGACGAACGACCTCGTCTTGCAGGTCGGACACGTCGAGCGGTTCAACCCTGCCGTCGAGGTCCTCCGGGACGTTGTCGCAGAGACGGACATCGTCGCCCTGGACGCCCAGCGTGTCGGGCCGCCCCTGAACCGGGCGATCGACAACAGCGTCGTCCTGGACCTCATGATCCACGACATCGACATCGCGCTGTCGCTGGTCGACAGCGAGACGGGGTCGATCACCGCCGTCCGGGCCGACAGCTACCCGCACGTGACCGCCAACCTCACGTTCGAGAGCGGGACGGTCGCGACGATGACGGCCGGCCGGGCCTCACAGCGACGGGTCAGAACGCTCTCCGTGACGACCCCCGAGTCGGTCGTCGAGGTCGACTACCTCCGGCGGTCGATCGAGGTCTACCGGCAGTCCCTCCCGGAGTACGTCGAGACGGACGGCGAGGTCAGATACCGCAACGAGTCGGTCGTCGAGCGCCCGGTCGTCGAGAACGGGGAGCCGCTGAAGGCCGAACTCGCGGCGTTCGTCGAGGCCATCGAGTCGGGGACGGAACCGATCGTCACCGGCGAGGACGGACTGCGGGCGCTCGCGGTCGCACGCTCGATCGAGGAGAGCGCGACGGACGAGGAGACGGTGGTGACCAGCCTGTGA
- a CDS encoding DegT/DnrJ/EryC1/StrS family aminotransferase, with translation MIPVADPQFGAEEVDAVSEVLRDGRVADGPEVRQFESEFADYCDASHGVATANGTAALHAMLEGVGIGPGDTVVTTPFSFVASANAIRLAGATPAFADIDPRSFTLEPHDTRRVVRETDAEAILAVHLYGLPAAMDALAEIAAAEDARLLVDAAQAHGARYRGDPVGSRADATAFSFYPTKNMTTGEGGMVVTDEEGIADRIASYVNHGRTDGGGYSHERVGHNYRLTSLAAAIGRVQLQHLPDWVETRRDTAAALTRSVETVPGIEPPVEPAGRRHAYHQYTVRCTGQSRDHVRDHLADHGVGAAVYYPTPIHKLGAYDGFDADAPVAERVAEDVLSLPVHPGLSDEDIDRITAALDALDSATEVSA, from the coding sequence ATGATCCCCGTCGCCGACCCGCAGTTCGGAGCCGAGGAGGTCGACGCGGTCAGTGAAGTCCTCCGAGACGGGCGTGTCGCAGACGGGCCCGAAGTCAGACAGTTCGAGTCCGAGTTCGCCGACTACTGTGACGCGAGCCACGGGGTCGCGACGGCCAACGGGACCGCCGCCCTGCACGCGATGCTCGAAGGGGTCGGGATCGGCCCCGGGGACACGGTGGTCACGACGCCGTTTTCCTTCGTCGCCAGCGCGAACGCGATCCGGCTCGCCGGGGCGACACCGGCGTTTGCCGACATCGATCCCAGGAGCTTCACCCTGGAGCCCCACGACACCCGGCGCGTCGTCCGCGAGACCGACGCCGAAGCGATCCTGGCCGTCCACCTGTACGGCCTGCCGGCGGCGATGGACGCGCTGGCCGAGATCGCCGCCGCGGAAGACGCTCGCCTGCTGGTCGACGCGGCACAGGCTCACGGCGCCCGCTACCGGGGCGACCCAGTTGGAAGCCGGGCCGACGCGACGGCCTTCTCGTTTTACCCGACCAAGAACATGACGACCGGGGAGGGCGGTATGGTCGTCACCGACGAGGAGGGCATCGCCGACCGGATCGCCAGCTACGTCAACCACGGCCGGACCGACGGTGGCGGGTACAGTCACGAGCGGGTGGGTCACAACTACCGGCTCACCAGTCTGGCGGCGGCGATCGGCCGCGTCCAGTTGCAACACCTCCCGGACTGGGTCGAGACCAGACGCGACACCGCGGCGGCGTTGACACGCAGCGTCGAGACGGTGCCAGGGATCGAGCCACCGGTCGAGCCGGCCGGCCGCCGCCACGCGTACCACCAGTACACGGTGCGCTGTACCGGGCAGTCCCGGGACCACGTCCGTGACCACCTCGCGGACCACGGCGTCGGCGCGGCCGTGTACTACCCGACACCGATCCACAAGCTGGGCGCCTACGACGGGTTCGACGCCGACGCGCCGGTCGCCGAACGGGTCGCCGAAGACGTGCTCTCGCTCCCGGTCCACCCGGGGCTCTCGGACGAGGACATCGATCGGATCACCGCGGCACTAGACGCGCTCGATTCGGCGACGGAGGTGAGCGCGTGA
- a CDS encoding acyltransferase — protein MTHRRLGENVEIDPGATVGYEHRADPEPARIGDDSTIRSGTIVYADTEIGRGFTTGHDALVREDTTVGEDVVLGTKAVLDGDVSVGSAVSIQTGVYVPPATTIEDRVFLGPHAVLTNDPYPLRVDRELDGPTIRTGASIGGNATVLPGVTVGAGAFVAAGAVVTTDVPPETLAIGVPAQHRPLPESLTGGNVLA, from the coding sequence ATGACACACCGCCGACTCGGCGAGAACGTCGAGATCGATCCGGGCGCGACCGTCGGCTACGAACACCGGGCCGACCCCGAGCCCGCGCGGATCGGCGACGACTCGACGATCCGCTCGGGGACGATCGTCTACGCCGACACGGAGATCGGCCGCGGGTTCACGACCGGTCACGACGCCCTGGTCAGGGAAGACACGACCGTCGGCGAGGACGTTGTCCTCGGGACGAAGGCCGTCCTCGACGGGGATGTCTCGGTCGGCTCCGCCGTCAGCATCCAGACCGGGGTGTACGTGCCGCCGGCGACGACGATCGAGGACCGGGTGTTTCTCGGTCCCCACGCCGTCCTGACGAACGACCCGTACCCGTTGCGGGTCGATCGGGAGCTCGACGGCCCGACGATCCGAACGGGCGCGTCGATCGGCGGGAACGCGACGGTGCTGCCCGGCGTGACCGTCGGTGCCGGCGCGTTCGTCGCCGCGGGCGCAGTCGTCACGACCGACGTACCTCCGGAGACGCTCGCAATCGGCGTCCCGGCCCAGCACCGCCCCCTTCCAGAGTCGTTGACCGGGGGGAACGTCCTGGCATGA